The Lysobacter capsici genome has a segment encoding these proteins:
- a CDS encoding cell surface protein → MKLHTTLLAIALASGIALPALAEGDDAVIDSSTYVANQIDVSGRVKVRGKIRVASESAATVDQDQTTLLNSSLGDGDHDAHFGGDALSDAQGNIGANVAAGVGNAQANDTALSAVDGEKVFASAMVFGSQASLGNYATTNTDHTYYDATLDGNALSNAKGNIGVNVAAGVGNAQGNGMAASVNSSGRLAIATADSEQLAISNLLDSDGRRLSLDLYASLDGNALSGAQGNIGVNVASGVGNLQHNGLSIATASCGACAPPPPPTCGSGCGD, encoded by the coding sequence ATGAAACTGCACACCACGTTGCTGGCGATCGCGCTGGCCTCGGGCATCGCCCTGCCGGCCCTGGCCGAAGGCGACGATGCCGTCATCGACAGTTCCACTTACGTTGCCAACCAGATCGACGTATCGGGCCGGGTCAAGGTCCGCGGCAAGATCCGCGTCGCATCCGAATCGGCGGCGACCGTCGATCAGGACCAGACCACCTTGCTCAACAGTTCGCTCGGCGACGGTGATCACGACGCGCACTTCGGCGGCGATGCGCTGTCGGATGCGCAAGGCAACATCGGCGCCAATGTCGCCGCGGGTGTCGGCAACGCCCAGGCCAACGACACCGCGCTGTCGGCGGTGGACGGCGAAAAAGTGTTCGCCTCGGCGATGGTGTTCGGCAGCCAGGCCAGCCTGGGCAACTACGCCACCACCAACACCGATCACACCTATTACGACGCCACCCTCGACGGCAACGCGCTGTCCAACGCCAAGGGCAACATCGGCGTCAACGTCGCCGCCGGCGTCGGCAATGCGCAAGGCAACGGCATGGCCGCATCGGTCAACAGCTCCGGCCGCCTGGCCATCGCGACCGCCGACAGCGAACAACTGGCGATCTCGAACCTGCTCGACAGCGACGGCCGTCGCCTGAGCCTGGACCTGTACGCCTCGCTCGACGGCAACGCGCTGTCCGGCGCGCAGGGCAACATCGGCGTCAACGTCGCCTCCGGCGTCGGCAACCTGCAACACAACGGCCTGTCGATCGCGACCGCGTCGTGCGGCGCCTGCGCGCCACCGCCGCCGCCGACCTGCGGCAGTGGCTGCGGCGACTGA
- a CDS encoding C39 family peptidase, with product MTVHRASLIAAAIAIATLAALHSGAVRAQRPDDSRATVDLTRLTGNGGMPVFKPMRTLRDLRYRELLRQRYDFSCGSAALASLLHYGYGLDVSEPELIKKMMVGVDPKEVVRNGFSMLDMKRYVESIGMRAHGFRIDADVLYRLQMPVIALLDLKGYRHFVVVKGAAGGRVFVADPALGHRVMQEADFVRGWNGIVLAVVGDQPMRADSYLVNSRSSPALQRRVDALDRVTAPPRVVEFGLVITDLF from the coding sequence ATGACCGTACATCGAGCCTCGCTGATCGCCGCTGCCATCGCCATCGCGACCCTCGCCGCGCTACACAGCGGCGCCGTTCGCGCGCAGCGCCCGGACGACAGCCGCGCCACGGTCGACCTGACCCGCCTGACCGGCAACGGCGGCATGCCGGTGTTCAAGCCGATGCGCACGCTGCGCGATCTGCGTTACCGCGAACTGCTGCGCCAGCGCTACGACTTCAGCTGCGGCTCGGCGGCATTGGCGAGCCTGCTGCATTACGGCTACGGCCTGGACGTCAGCGAGCCGGAGCTGATCAAGAAGATGATGGTCGGGGTCGATCCCAAGGAAGTGGTGCGCAACGGTTTCTCGATGCTCGACATGAAACGCTACGTCGAGAGCATCGGCATGCGCGCGCACGGCTTCCGCATCGACGCCGATGTCTTGTACCGCTTGCAGATGCCGGTGATCGCGCTGCTCGATCTCAAGGGCTACCGCCATTTCGTCGTGGTCAAGGGCGCGGCGGGCGGGCGGGTGTTCGTCGCCGATCCCGCGCTCGGCCACCGGGTCATGCAGGAAGCCGATTTCGTGCGCGGCTGGAACGGCATCGTGCTGGCCGTGGTCGGCGACCAACCCATGCGCGCCGATTCCTATCTGGTCAACAGCCGCAGCTCGCCCGCGCTGCAGCGACGCGTGGACGCGCTCGATCGCGTCACCGCGCCGCCGCGCGTGGTCGAGTTCGGGCTGGTGATCACCGATCTTTTTTGA
- a CDS encoding transporter: protein MRPLLAPLSVALALALSAPAHADEAATDFKSLHQRMLDMSRELAAQKAEIQRLRGQVDELELTQRGRGLSGAPPSPAQQNEATDNARDVAEQAQRKASATVARDEDDDAPVQVGQTQRAEDAQRREQEKALVVREHAPLFERKFTLDTGFSYSYYDRRQLALSGFLALDAIFLGSINLDQTKASVGTFELSGRYGLSDRLSIEASLPYVYRDSRFVSGGAGGASSVVSEVRMRSQGIGDASIAAYYQWVKESQRWPDIVTSLRVRAPTGRDPFGLKLIQPDGDNNNLNIPEDLPTGSGVWAATVNVSALRTYDPVILFGNIGYTYNQPTNFDDISPVAEQVSPARVELGNSIQLSGGLAIALNDRSAVSFAVATAVTGATHLTAPGGEKRRVPGSSSNSTTFNIGASYVLPSGWTLNGQLAAGLTPDAPNFVFSMRGSRSF from the coding sequence ATGCGCCCTCTGCTCGCCCCACTGTCCGTCGCCCTCGCGCTCGCCCTGAGCGCGCCGGCCCACGCCGACGAAGCCGCCACCGATTTCAAGTCGCTGCACCAGCGCATGCTCGACATGAGCCGCGAACTGGCCGCGCAGAAAGCCGAGATCCAGCGGCTGCGCGGTCAGGTCGACGAGCTCGAACTGACCCAGCGCGGACGTGGCCTGAGCGGCGCGCCGCCGTCGCCCGCGCAGCAAAATGAGGCGACCGACAACGCGCGCGATGTGGCCGAACAAGCGCAACGCAAGGCCTCGGCGACCGTCGCGCGCGACGAAGACGACGACGCGCCGGTGCAGGTCGGCCAGACCCAGCGCGCCGAGGACGCGCAGCGCCGCGAACAGGAAAAAGCCCTGGTCGTGCGCGAACACGCGCCGCTGTTCGAACGCAAGTTCACCCTCGACACCGGTTTCAGCTACAGCTATTACGACCGCCGGCAACTGGCGTTGAGCGGCTTTCTGGCGCTGGACGCGATCTTCCTGGGCAGCATCAACCTGGACCAGACCAAGGCCAGCGTCGGCACGTTCGAGCTCAGCGGCCGCTACGGCCTTAGCGACCGGCTCAGCATCGAAGCCAGCCTGCCGTACGTCTACCGCGACTCGCGTTTCGTCAGCGGCGGCGCCGGCGGCGCGTCCAGCGTGGTCAGCGAAGTGCGCATGCGCTCGCAGGGCATCGGCGATGCCAGCATCGCCGCGTACTACCAATGGGTGAAGGAATCGCAGCGCTGGCCCGACATCGTCACCAGCCTGCGCGTGCGCGCGCCGACCGGACGCGACCCGTTCGGCCTGAAACTGATCCAGCCCGACGGCGACAACAACAACCTCAACATCCCCGAGGATCTGCCGACCGGTTCGGGCGTGTGGGCGGCGACGGTCAACGTCTCCGCGCTGCGCACCTACGATCCGGTGATCCTGTTCGGCAACATCGGCTACACCTACAACCAACCGACGAATTTCGACGACATCTCGCCGGTGGCCGAGCAGGTTTCGCCCGCGCGGGTGGAACTGGGCAACAGCATCCAGCTCAGCGGCGGCCTGGCGATCGCGCTCAACGATCGCTCCGCGGTGAGTTTCGCCGTCGCCACCGCCGTCACCGGCGCCACCCACCTGACCGCGCCGGGCGGCGAAAAACGGCGCGTGCCCGGCAGCTCCAGCAACTCGACCACCTTCAATATCGGCGCGAGCTACGTGCTGCCCTCGGGCTGGACGCTCAACGGCCAACTCGCCGCGGGGCTGACGCCGGATGCGCCTAACTTCGTGTTTTCGATGCGCGGGTCGCGGTCGTTTTGA
- a CDS encoding HEPN domain-containing protein: MPSEARIALDKNLEDIKSLLSLHGNGKDAVDTSADGIEVLNRSAIVLLTSFWEAYCEDIAAEGLQCIVDNAKNADALPKEIKKVIAKKLKEDANELALWSIADKKWRDVLGSYMAELKEARDRKLNTPKWERIDDLFRSAVGLSDISKNWKVDGKLSVEDARKQLNAYVELRGEIAHRGNTKTAVSKKQVTDYLSLVKTIASKTGGAVKKHVYAACKVKLY, from the coding sequence ATGCCGAGCGAAGCAAGAATTGCGCTGGACAAGAATCTGGAAGACATCAAAAGCCTACTGTCGCTTCATGGCAATGGAAAAGACGCGGTCGATACGAGCGCGGACGGGATCGAGGTGCTCAATCGCTCGGCCATCGTGCTCCTGACGTCGTTCTGGGAAGCCTATTGCGAAGATATCGCCGCCGAAGGGCTGCAATGCATCGTGGACAACGCGAAGAACGCCGATGCCCTGCCGAAGGAAATAAAGAAAGTCATCGCCAAAAAGCTCAAGGAAGATGCCAACGAACTGGCGCTGTGGTCAATCGCCGACAAGAAATGGCGGGATGTTCTTGGCAGCTACATGGCGGAGCTTAAAGAGGCCAGAGACCGAAAGCTCAATACGCCAAAGTGGGAACGGATCGATGATCTGTTTCGGTCGGCGGTGGGACTGTCGGATATTTCCAAAAACTGGAAAGTGGACGGAAAGCTCAGCGTCGAGGATGCGCGCAAGCAACTGAATGCGTATGTCGAGCTTCGCGGTGAGATCGCGCATCGGGGAAACACGAAAACGGCCGTTTCGAAAAAACAGGTGACGGACTATCTCAGTCTTGTGAAGACCATCGCGTCAAAGACCGGCGGAGCCGTCAAGAAACATGTCTATGCTGCCTGCAAGGTGAAGCTTTACTGA
- a CDS encoding sigma-54 dependent transcriptional regulator, giving the protein MSNTTRGDLGSRRTNSRHAAARSIASRGDGARELIYLSPGGAGRMHALAPLQTLGWTLRRAADARTALRMLQSQPQLPHAVLIDLREGFDARDLDELGPALATQNAGWIAGIAAAQLDDEHARRLIRDYCYDYVTLPCPEAVLHTVIGHAYGMAALACGHDADSIGAGGVDGMIGESQPIRSLCRGLHKAAATDAPVFIAGETGTGKELAAMAVHRHSHRQRHPFVAINCGSIPHNLVQSELFGYERGAFTGAQQRKLGRIEMANGGTLFLDEIGDLPMDSQASLLRFLQQGSIERLGGHEQIPVDVRIVSATHHDLDDAIAAGRFRADLFHRLCVLRLEQPPLRERGGDIDLIADHALQRYAQETSRGIKGFSPCARQALHRHPWPGNVRELINRVRQAVIMAEGRYITAADLHIDDAGDGLPVTLEEARDAATREAIERALHRNRRRLGESARELGVSRVTLYRLMQRLGMRGSEDEADEESQAV; this is encoded by the coding sequence ATGTCCAACACCACTCGCGGCGACTTGGGGAGTCGTCGTACCAACAGCCGTCATGCCGCCGCCCGCTCGATCGCCTCGCGCGGCGACGGCGCGCGCGAGCTGATCTACCTCAGCCCCGGCGGGGCCGGCCGCATGCATGCGCTGGCGCCGCTGCAGACCCTGGGCTGGACCCTGCGCCGCGCCGCCGACGCGCGCACCGCCCTGCGCATGCTGCAGTCCCAGCCGCAGCTGCCGCACGCGGTGCTGATCGACCTGCGCGAGGGCTTCGACGCCCGCGATCTGGACGAACTCGGCCCGGCCCTGGCGACCCAGAACGCCGGCTGGATCGCCGGCATCGCCGCGGCCCAGCTCGACGACGAACACGCGCGCCGGCTGATCCGCGACTACTGCTACGACTACGTCACCCTGCCGTGCCCGGAAGCGGTGCTGCACACGGTGATCGGCCACGCCTACGGCATGGCCGCGCTGGCCTGCGGCCACGACGCCGACAGCATCGGCGCCGGCGGCGTCGACGGCATGATCGGCGAGAGCCAGCCCATCCGCAGCCTGTGCCGCGGCCTGCACAAGGCCGCCGCGACCGACGCGCCGGTGTTCATCGCCGGCGAAACCGGCACCGGCAAGGAACTGGCCGCGATGGCGGTCCACCGCCACTCGCACCGCCAGCGCCATCCCTTCGTCGCGATCAACTGCGGCTCGATCCCGCACAACCTGGTCCAGTCCGAACTGTTCGGCTACGAACGCGGCGCCTTCACCGGCGCGCAGCAGCGCAAGCTCGGCCGCATCGAGATGGCCAACGGCGGCACCTTGTTCCTCGACGAGATCGGCGACCTGCCGATGGACAGCCAGGCCTCGCTGCTGCGGTTCCTGCAGCAAGGTTCGATCGAGCGCCTGGGCGGCCACGAACAGATTCCGGTCGACGTGCGCATCGTCTCGGCCACCCACCACGACCTCGACGACGCCATCGCCGCCGGGCGCTTTCGCGCCGACCTGTTCCATCGCCTGTGCGTGCTGCGTCTGGAACAACCGCCGCTGCGCGAACGCGGCGGCGACATCGACCTGATCGCCGACCACGCCCTGCAGCGCTACGCCCAGGAAACCTCGCGCGGGATCAAGGGCTTCTCGCCGTGCGCGCGCCAGGCCCTGCACCGCCACCCGTGGCCGGGCAACGTGCGCGAACTGATCAACCGCGTGCGCCAGGCGGTGATCATGGCCGAAGGCCGCTACATCACCGCCGCCGACCTGCACATCGACGATGCCGGCGACGGCCTGCCGGTCACCCTGGAGGAAGCTCGCGACGCCGCCACCCGCGAAGCGATCGAACGCGCCCTGCACCGCAACCGCCGTCGCCTGGGCGAATCGGCGCGCGAACTGGGCGTGTCGCGGGTGACCTTGTACCGGCTGATGCAACGTCTGGGCATGCGCGGCAGCGAGGACGAAGCCGATGAGGAATCTCAGGCCGTGTGA
- a CDS encoding class 1 fructose-bisphosphatase, with product MSAVLNPSTSPISLTRYLIEEQRAGRINPDLRLLIEVVARACKTISIAVGKGALGGVLGEAGTPGQASMNIQGEAQKKLDVLSNEILLEANAWGGHLAGLASEEMDTSHPIPDVYPRGNYLLLFDPLDGSSNIDVNISVGTIFSVLRCPDGVTQAADKDFLQPGSEQVCAGYTTYGPSTMLVLTIGNGTHSFTLDREVGSFVMTTRGMRIPEDTKEFAVNMSNQRHWQPPMQAYVGDLLAGKEGPRGKDFNMRWVASMVADVHRILTRGGIFSYPLDAKCAAQGGKLRLMYEANPMAFLVEQAGGAASTGRQRMLEVEPTGLHMRVPVFLGSKSEVETAVRYHHEYDAGQG from the coding sequence ATGTCCGCCGTTCTCAATCCCAGCACCAGCCCCATCTCCCTGACCCGTTACCTGATCGAAGAACAGCGCGCCGGGCGCATCAACCCCGACCTGCGCCTGCTGATCGAAGTGGTCGCCCGCGCCTGCAAGACCATCTCGATCGCGGTCGGCAAAGGCGCGCTGGGCGGCGTGCTCGGCGAGGCCGGCACGCCCGGACAGGCCAGCATGAACATCCAGGGCGAGGCGCAGAAGAAGCTCGACGTGCTCAGCAACGAGATCCTGCTCGAAGCCAACGCCTGGGGCGGCCACCTCGCCGGCCTGGCCTCGGAGGAAATGGACACCTCGCACCCGATCCCCGACGTCTACCCGCGCGGCAACTACCTGCTGCTGTTCGATCCGCTCGACGGCTCCAGCAACATCGACGTCAACATCTCGGTCGGCACGATCTTCTCGGTGCTGCGCTGCCCCGACGGCGTCACCCAGGCCGCCGACAAGGACTTCCTGCAGCCCGGCAGCGAACAGGTCTGCGCCGGCTACACCACCTACGGCCCGAGCACGATGCTGGTGCTGACCATCGGCAACGGCACCCACTCGTTCACCCTGGACCGCGAAGTCGGCAGCTTCGTGATGACCACGCGCGGCATGCGGATCCCCGAGGACACCAAGGAATTCGCGGTCAACATGTCCAACCAGCGCCACTGGCAGCCGCCGATGCAGGCCTACGTGGGCGATCTGCTGGCCGGCAAGGAAGGTCCGCGCGGCAAGGACTTCAACATGCGCTGGGTGGCCTCGATGGTCGCCGACGTGCATCGCATCCTGACCCGCGGCGGCATCTTCAGCTATCCGCTCGACGCCAAGTGCGCGGCCCAGGGCGGCAAGCTGCGGCTGATGTACGAGGCCAACCCGATGGCGTTCCTGGTCGAACAGGCCGGCGGCGCGGCCAGCACCGGACGCCAGCGCATGCTCGAGGTCGAACCGACCGGCCTGCACATGCGCGTGCCGGTGTTCCTGGGCAGCAAGAGCGAGGTCGAAACCGCGGTGCGTTACCACCACGAGTACGACGCCGGGCAGGGCTGA
- the dinB gene encoding DNA polymerase IV — translation MPESAPRRKILHVDMDAFYASVEQRDAPELRGQPVVVAWRGARSVVCAASYEARKFGVRSAMPAVRAERLCPHAVFVPPDFVRYKAVSRQVREIFARHTDLIEPLSLDEAYLDVTTTKTGLPSATATAEAIRDAIREETRLTASAGVAPNKFVAKIASDWNKPDGLFVVKPHQVEAFLAPLPVGRLPGVGKVMEAKLAELGVSIVTDLRALGALALEQRFGRWGRRLHELAHGIDEHPVEPERPTLQISSEDTFERDLPLSEVETDIRRLAGKTWAGYQRELQRNPGRIARTVVLKLKTSDFRILTRSLTAPHPPSGEAELADLASALRARVDLPAQTLYRLVGVGLSGFVDEDEDAAMLQTDLFDGEDDIDDQ, via the coding sequence GTGCCCGAGTCCGCGCCCCGCCGCAAGATCCTGCATGTCGACATGGACGCGTTCTACGCGTCGGTGGAGCAGCGCGATGCGCCGGAACTGCGCGGCCAGCCGGTGGTGGTGGCCTGGCGCGGCGCGCGCTCGGTGGTGTGCGCGGCCAGTTACGAGGCGCGCAAGTTCGGCGTGCGTTCGGCGATGCCGGCGGTGCGCGCCGAGCGTTTGTGTCCGCATGCGGTGTTCGTGCCGCCGGACTTCGTGCGCTACAAGGCGGTCTCGCGCCAGGTGCGCGAAATCTTCGCCCGCCACACCGACCTGATCGAGCCCTTGTCGCTGGACGAAGCGTATCTGGACGTCACCACGACCAAGACCGGATTGCCGTCGGCGACCGCGACCGCCGAGGCGATCCGCGACGCGATCCGCGAGGAAACCCGGCTGACCGCATCGGCCGGGGTGGCGCCGAACAAGTTCGTGGCCAAGATCGCCTCGGACTGGAACAAGCCCGACGGCCTGTTCGTGGTCAAGCCGCATCAGGTCGAGGCGTTCCTGGCGCCGCTGCCGGTCGGGCGTTTGCCCGGCGTGGGCAAGGTCATGGAGGCCAAGCTGGCCGAACTGGGCGTGAGCATCGTCACCGACCTGCGCGCGCTCGGCGCGCTCGCGCTGGAGCAGCGCTTCGGCCGCTGGGGCCGGCGCCTGCACGAACTGGCGCACGGCATCGACGAGCATCCGGTCGAACCGGAGCGGCCGACCCTGCAGATTTCCTCGGAAGACACCTTCGAACGGGATCTGCCGCTGAGCGAGGTCGAGACCGACATCCGCCGCCTGGCCGGCAAGACCTGGGCCGGCTACCAGCGCGAACTGCAGCGCAACCCGGGACGGATCGCGCGCACGGTGGTGCTCAAGCTCAAGACCTCGGACTTCCGCATCCTGACCCGCAGCCTGACCGCGCCGCACCCGCCCAGCGGCGAAGCCGAGCTGGCCGACCTCGCCAGCGCCCTGCGCGCGCGGGTCGATCTGCCGGCGCAGACCTTGTACCGGCTGGTCGGCGTGGGCCTGTCGGGTTTCGTCGATGAAGACGAGGACGCGGCGATGTTGCAGACCGATCTGTTCGATGGCGAAGACGACATCGACGATCAGTAA
- a CDS encoding GNAT family N-acetyltransferase: MNAPLAVSETAAVHLLPAPGLVVRPVVRADAPILIALCEEHAGNRALERRPYGPPRAQPLELLEVLFEPPFGAWAWIAEIDGAVVGYASATAGFSMLERAYCLHLDEPYLRAAGRDRGVETELLRHALDAAQRFGCLNLQCQSPAWSEAARELDAPLRAVRIEAVRIEAVRYVMRMESDVAQA; the protein is encoded by the coding sequence ATGAATGCCCCGCTCGCCGTATCCGAAACCGCCGCCGTCCACCTCTTACCCGCCCCCGGGCTGGTGGTGCGTCCCGTCGTCCGCGCCGATGCGCCGATCCTGATCGCCCTGTGCGAAGAGCACGCCGGCAACCGCGCGCTCGAGCGCCGTCCCTACGGCCCGCCGCGCGCGCAGCCGCTGGAACTGCTGGAGGTGCTGTTCGAGCCGCCGTTCGGCGCCTGGGCCTGGATCGCCGAAATCGACGGCGCGGTGGTCGGCTACGCCAGCGCGACCGCCGGCTTCTCGATGCTCGAACGCGCCTACTGCCTGCATCTGGACGAGCCCTACCTGCGCGCGGCCGGCCGCGATCGCGGCGTGGAGACCGAACTGCTGCGCCATGCGCTCGACGCCGCCCAGCGCTTCGGCTGCCTCAACCTGCAATGCCAGTCGCCGGCCTGGAGCGAAGCCGCGCGCGAACTCGATGCGCCGCTGCGCGCGGTGCGGATCGAGGCGGTGCGGATCGAGGCGGTGCGGTATGTGATGCGGATGGAAAGCGACGTCGCCCAGGCTTGA
- a CDS encoding response regulator transcription factor has product MNILLVEDDAMLAEAVRAGLTHDGWCVEWVADAPLAKTALVDHNFDAVVLDVGLPGGSGLGVLATLRNRYDATPVLIVTARDKLSERIAGLDAGADDYIVKPFQLDELCARLRAVMRRSQGRVSPVLSCGAVVLDPARRLVTRDGEPVALSGHEFRTLMLLLERQGRVVTREQLEESVYGSSGTIESNTIAVYVHQLRRKLGEQLIVTVHGYGYRIGGVSA; this is encoded by the coding sequence ATGAACATTTTGTTGGTGGAAGACGACGCGATGCTGGCCGAAGCGGTGCGCGCGGGACTGACCCACGACGGCTGGTGCGTGGAGTGGGTCGCCGATGCGCCCTTGGCCAAGACCGCGCTGGTCGATCACAACTTCGACGCGGTGGTGCTCGATGTCGGCCTGCCCGGCGGCTCCGGCCTGGGCGTGTTGGCGACCCTGCGCAACCGCTACGACGCCACCCCGGTGCTGATCGTGACCGCGCGCGACAAACTCAGCGAACGCATCGCCGGGCTCGATGCCGGCGCCGACGACTACATCGTCAAACCGTTTCAGCTCGACGAGTTGTGCGCGCGCCTGCGCGCGGTGATGCGGCGCAGCCAGGGCCGGGTTTCGCCGGTGCTCAGCTGCGGCGCGGTGGTGCTCGATCCGGCGCGGCGGCTGGTCACCCGCGACGGCGAGCCGGTCGCGCTCAGCGGCCATGAATTCCGCACCTTGATGCTGCTGCTCGAACGCCAGGGCCGGGTGGTCACGCGCGAGCAACTGGAAGAATCGGTGTACGGCAGCTCCGGCACGATCGAGAGCAACACCATCGCGGTGTACGTGCATCAGCTGCGGCGCAAGCTCGGCGAGCAATTGATCGTGACCGTGCACGGTTACGGCTATCGGATCGGCGGAGTGTCGGCATGA
- a CDS encoding ATP-binding protein — MSAIGGGGTPTTNDAGAPSASEHEESRRARWCELEARHRAWHERHDVRFDGGRSLRWTLTWVLIKTVLLAWFVWLACQVWQLSREHSGMLDNSLREIAEQVLASMPEGLERLPSRDPKRAIVPVRADQKMSFQVWAQGRNVVYSASAPLQPLNPAFKDGFARRMIDGERWQVYTLSDARRGLIVQVGRTKRMAIQELQGWIIGSLFAAALILVLFGLATWKVIGMALRPITALRDTLKGRPPLDLTPLPTQALPAEFRPLVDAFNDQLERVDAAVQHERRFISDAAHELRTPLAVLSTHAELALRATTLEEKNAALLRLNAGVQRSARLSEQLLDLARLDAGAETVRLAPLDLSDLIVLVIRDFETLARERRQRISLRAGPARLLGDVDQLGILLRNLIDNAVRHAGADGQVAVSCTAEADGTVVLRVADNGIGVAPEDCERIFDRFYRAPGSPEGGSGIGLSLVARIAQTHGAKIECGLGLERGAEDPRGPGRGFEVCVRFPAAPLVA; from the coding sequence ATGAGCGCGATCGGCGGCGGCGGCACGCCGACGACGAACGACGCCGGCGCGCCCTCGGCCAGCGAGCACGAGGAAAGCCGCCGCGCGCGCTGGTGCGAACTCGAAGCGCGCCACCGCGCCTGGCACGAGCGCCACGACGTGCGCTTCGACGGCGGCCGTTCGCTGCGCTGGACCCTGACCTGGGTGCTGATCAAGACCGTGCTGCTGGCGTGGTTCGTATGGTTGGCCTGCCAGGTGTGGCAACTCAGCCGCGAGCATTCCGGGATGCTCGACAACTCGCTGCGCGAGATCGCCGAACAGGTGCTCGCCTCGATGCCCGAAGGCCTCGAACGCCTGCCCTCGCGCGATCCCAAGCGCGCCATCGTGCCGGTGAGGGCGGACCAGAAGATGAGCTTCCAGGTCTGGGCGCAGGGCCGCAACGTGGTGTATTCCGCGTCGGCGCCGTTGCAGCCGTTGAACCCCGCGTTCAAGGACGGCTTCGCCCGGCGCATGATCGATGGCGAGCGCTGGCAGGTGTATACGCTCAGCGATGCGCGTCGCGGCCTGATCGTGCAGGTCGGCCGCACCAAGCGCATGGCGATCCAGGAACTGCAGGGCTGGATCATCGGCAGCCTGTTCGCCGCGGCGCTGATCCTGGTGTTGTTCGGATTGGCGACGTGGAAGGTGATCGGCATGGCGCTGCGCCCGATCACCGCGCTGCGCGACACGCTGAAGGGCCGGCCGCCGCTGGACCTCACCCCATTGCCGACCCAGGCCCTGCCGGCCGAGTTCCGGCCGCTGGTCGACGCGTTCAACGATCAGCTCGAACGCGTCGACGCCGCGGTCCAGCACGAGCGCCGCTTCATCTCCGACGCCGCGCACGAGTTGCGCACGCCGCTGGCGGTGCTCAGCACCCATGCCGAACTGGCGCTGCGCGCGACCACATTGGAAGAGAAGAACGCCGCGTTGCTGCGGCTCAACGCCGGCGTGCAGCGCAGCGCGCGCTTGTCGGAGCAGTTGCTGGACCTGGCCCGGCTCGACGCCGGCGCGGAGACGGTGCGGCTGGCGCCGCTGGATCTGTCCGACCTGATCGTGCTGGTGATCCGCGATTTCGAAACCCTCGCGCGCGAACGCCGCCAGCGCATCAGCCTGCGCGCCGGCCCGGCGCGATTGCTTGGCGATGTCGATCAGCTCGGCATCCTGCTGCGCAATCTGATCGACAACGCGGTGCGCCATGCCGGCGCCGACGGTCAGGTCGCGGTGTCGTGCACCGCCGAAGCCGACGGCACCGTGGTGCTGCGCGTGGCCGACAACGGCATCGGCGTGGCGCCGGAGGATTGCGAGCGCATCTTCGACCGTTTCTACCGCGCGCCCGGCAGCCCCGAGGGCGGCAGCGGCATCGGTCTGTCGCTGGTGGCGCGGATCGCCCAGACCCATGGCGCGAAGATCGAATGCGGGCTGGGACTGGAGCGCGGCGCCGAGGACCCGCGCGGGCCGGGGCGCGGGTTTGAGGTGTGTGTGCGGTTTCCGGCTGCGCCTTTGGTGGCGTAG